In the Leptotrichia sp. oral taxon 847 genome, one interval contains:
- a CDS encoding autotransporter outer membrane beta-barrel domain-containing protein, with translation MVAKNGGIIKNYGTINIVGSSNTGVETDTTSTYQEHGTNNSTNKSSVGTGVNRAVAEKLVVKTPAHPSPVSIPIPAVQTGTSRVDTDVVLPQTPKMPVSDFTGVTTLNMPVEQIGHNLDNNSNNNNSSNNNIISTREMSTIGMYVDTSGINHTNPIQGLNNLPGLTDVNLIMGTEAARYLNAKTIQIGDNILQPYNDALGSVGAKVNVDSASLTWKAQMMESENVTAPIKTVYMVKIPYTDFANKNDTDTGHFLDGLEQRYGVENVNSREKQLFNKLNDLRKDEKKIFVQAVNEMKGYEYSNTQQRINATGNKLDKEIGYLRNEWKNPFKQNDKIKVFGTKDEYKTDTAGVIDYDSKAYGVAYVHEDETFKMGDSQGWYAGAVTNRFEFKDLGKSTEQDTMIKAGIFKTMSPSNDHNGSLRWTIAGDIFGGTNYMHRKFWVVDDVFESKADYYTYGAALKTDLGYDVRLSERTHLRPYGALKMEYGRFTDIKEDRGQMNLRIDGNDYFSVKPEVGLEFKYIQPLAVRTQLSVGLSAGYENELGKLNRLNQAKVRHTTADWYNLRNEKEDRRGSGKFDLNLGVDNTRFGVTANLGYDTKGENVRGGLGFRLIY, from the coding sequence GTGGTTGCAAAAAACGGAGGAATTATTAAAAATTATGGAACAATAAATATCGTTGGAAGTAGTAATACAGGAGTAGAAACTGACACGACTAGTACATATCAGGAGCATGGAACTAACAACTCAACAAATAAATCTTCGGTAGGAACAGGAGTTAATAGGGCAGTAGCAGAAAAATTGGTAGTAAAAACTCCAGCACATCCAAGTCCAGTGTCAATACCGATACCAGCTGTGCAAACTGGAACATCAAGAGTTGACACGGATGTAGTTTTGCCACAGACACCAAAAATGCCTGTTTCTGATTTTACAGGAGTTACAACATTAAATATGCCAGTGGAACAAATAGGTCATAATCTTGATAATAATAGTAATAACAACAATAGTAGCAATAATAATATAATTTCAACAAGAGAAATGTCAACTATAGGAATGTATGTGGATACTTCAGGAATAAATCATACGAATCCTATTCAAGGTTTAAATAATTTACCTGGACTTACAGACGTAAATTTAATAATGGGAACAGAAGCTGCAAGATATCTTAATGCAAAAACGATTCAAATAGGAGATAACATTTTACAGCCATATAATGATGCTTTGGGAAGTGTTGGGGCTAAGGTGAATGTAGATTCAGCAAGTTTGACTTGGAAAGCACAGATGATGGAATCAGAAAATGTAACGGCACCAATAAAAACAGTTTATATGGTAAAAATACCTTATACTGATTTTGCAAATAAAAATGATACAGATACTGGACATTTTTTAGATGGACTCGAACAGAGATATGGAGTTGAAAATGTAAATTCAAGAGAAAAACAGCTCTTTAATAAATTGAATGATTTAAGAAAAGATGAAAAAAAGATATTTGTACAGGCTGTAAATGAAATGAAAGGTTATGAATATTCAAATACTCAACAACGGATTAATGCGACTGGAAACAAATTGGATAAGGAAATTGGATATTTACGGAATGAATGGAAAAATCCATTTAAACAAAATGATAAGATTAAAGTGTTTGGAACAAAAGATGAGTATAAAACAGATACAGCTGGAGTAATTGACTACGACAGTAAAGCTTATGGAGTGGCTTATGTTCACGAAGATGAAACATTTAAGATGGGAGATAGCCAAGGATGGTACGCAGGAGCAGTTACAAACAGATTTGAGTTCAAAGACTTAGGTAAGTCAACTGAACAGGACACAATGATAAAAGCGGGAATATTCAAGACAATGTCGCCATCAAATGACCACAACGGCTCACTTAGATGGACAATCGCAGGAGATATATTTGGTGGAACAAACTATATGCACCGTAAATTCTGGGTTGTGGACGATGTATTTGAATCAAAGGCAGATTACTACACTTATGGGGCAGCACTAAAAACTGATTTAGGCTATGATGTACGTTTGAGTGAAAGAACACACTTGCGACCTTATGGGGCATTAAAGATGGAATACGGAAGATTTACAGATATAAAAGAAGACAGAGGTCAAATGAACTTAAGAATAGACGGAAATGACTATTTCTCAGTAAAACCAGAAGTGGGATTAGAATTTAAATACATCCAGCCGTTAGCAGTGAGAACACAGTTGTCAGTAGGACTTTCGGCAGGATATGAAAATGAACTTGGAAAATTGAATAGATTAAATCAGGCAAAAGTAAGACACACAACAGCAGACTGGTACAATCTAAGAAATGAAAAAGAAGACAGACGAGGAAGTGGAAAATTTGACTTGAACTTAGGAGTAGACAACACAAGATTTGGAGTAACAGCAAACTTAGGATACGACACTAAGGGAGAAAACGTAAGAGGAGGACTAGGATTTAGATTGATTTACTAA
- a CDS encoding oligopeptide ABC transporter substrate-binding protein: MKKILIFLIGLMLISCNPGKKRSEMPGAKINLSIFPIKTSNNEPAVENATLQVALVKDDPLVGVFNEILYQDGYDADILSMFLSSSLFEVNDNFEIIDTGVATLNVDAKNKKATIKIKDGIKWSDGVPLTADDIIYAYEVLGSKDYIGIRYTKEYQKVIGMNDYHSGKSKTISGVKKIDDKTVEISFSEMGQSIFSGGNGLMANALPKHYLKDVPIKNLVSSDKIRTKPVTLGPYNLVKISRGESMEFVANPYYYKGKPKIKRAILQVVNPQSIVAALKAGKYDYVMEMPDSLYNNYKDFRNLEVLGQQDLYYSYVGFKLGHFDKAKGKNVSDPNAKMADLNLRQAMIYAIDVDQITQAFYFGLRQRATSTVPPVFKKYFPKDLTGFPYNLAKAKQLLDQSGYKDVNNDGFREDKNGKPLQIKMAFMAGGDVAEPLAQFYLQSWKKIGLNVSLTTGRLLAFQNFYEKVQSDSKDIDVFFGAWGVGTDLNPTSSAGRSSQLNYTRFVSPENDKFIAEILGEKSLTIPNYKAEMYKKWQEYYINQAVEVPLMYKYKLTPVNKRLKNVYIGYDSALKNEGIQKWELTAVNPMR; this comes from the coding sequence ATGAAAAAAATATTGATTTTTTTAATTGGACTTATGCTAATTTCCTGTAATCCAGGTAAAAAAAGAAGTGAGATGCCAGGAGCTAAAATAAATTTGTCGATTTTTCCGATAAAAACTTCAAATAATGAACCAGCTGTGGAAAATGCAACACTTCAAGTGGCTCTTGTAAAAGATGACCCGCTTGTTGGAGTTTTTAACGAGATTTTGTATCAGGACGGCTACGATGCAGATATCCTTTCGATGTTTTTAAGCTCCAGCCTTTTTGAAGTGAATGACAATTTTGAAATAATTGACACGGGTGTTGCCACATTAAATGTCGATGCAAAAAACAAAAAAGCAACTATAAAAATTAAAGATGGTATAAAGTGGTCAGATGGCGTTCCACTTACCGCAGATGATATAATTTATGCTTACGAAGTTCTGGGAAGCAAAGATTACATAGGAATTCGTTATACTAAAGAATATCAAAAAGTCATTGGGATGAATGACTACCACAGCGGAAAATCTAAAACAATTTCTGGCGTGAAAAAAATTGATGATAAAACAGTGGAAATTTCATTTTCTGAGATGGGACAAAGTATTTTTAGCGGTGGAAACGGGCTTATGGCAAACGCACTTCCAAAACACTATTTAAAAGATGTTCCAATAAAAAATTTGGTTTCATCTGACAAAATAAGAACAAAACCCGTCACATTGGGGCCTTATAACTTGGTAAAAATTTCTCGCGGAGAGAGCATGGAATTTGTGGCAAATCCTTATTATTACAAGGGAAAACCTAAAATAAAAAGGGCGATTTTGCAAGTGGTCAATCCACAGTCGATTGTTGCGGCTCTAAAAGCTGGAAAGTATGACTATGTTATGGAAATGCCAGACAGTTTATACAATAATTATAAAGATTTTAGAAATTTAGAAGTTTTGGGACAACAGGACTTGTATTACTCGTATGTTGGATTTAAATTGGGACATTTTGACAAAGCAAAAGGGAAAAATGTGAGTGATCCTAACGCTAAAATGGCAGATTTAAATTTAAGACAAGCGATGATTTATGCAATTGATGTCGATCAAATCACACAGGCCTTTTATTTTGGACTGCGACAAAGAGCGACTTCTACGGTTCCTCCAGTCTTCAAAAAATATTTTCCAAAAGATTTGACAGGATTTCCGTATAACTTAGCCAAAGCAAAACAGCTTCTTGACCAAAGTGGCTACAAAGATGTGAACAATGATGGATTCCGTGAAGATAAAAACGGTAAACCGCTTCAAATAAAAATGGCGTTTATGGCTGGTGGAGATGTGGCTGAGCCACTTGCTCAGTTTTATCTACAAAGTTGGAAAAAAATCGGACTAAATGTGAGCTTAACTACTGGAAGATTACTAGCTTTTCAGAACTTTTACGAAAAAGTACAAAGCGATAGCAAAGACATCGACGTATTTTTTGGTGCCTGGGGAGTCGGAACTGACTTAAATCCAACTTCTTCAGCTGGAAGAAGTTCTCAGTTAAATTACACAAGATTTGTATCCCCTGAAAATGACAAATTCATCGCCGAAATTTTGGGTGAAAAATCACTAACTATCCCAAATTACAAAGCCGAAATGTACAAAAAATGGCAAGAATACTACATAAATCAAGCCGTTGAAGTGCCACTTATGTACAAATACAAATTAACTCCAGTAAATAAAAGATTAAAAAATGTCTACATTGGTTATGACAGCGCCTTAAAAAACGAAGGTATTCAAAAATGGGAATTAACGGCAGTAAATCCGATGAGATAA
- a CDS encoding ABC transporter permease, whose translation MNEKPTGIRIIVKELLKDKLALASLILLAVIFGIIFIGSLFANQDEIMKISLLDKYAIPMKEGFWLGSDSGGRSILGQLILGARNSIIIGFTITILTSFLGTFFGMISGYYGGIIDNIIMRIIDFITIMPTLMIIIVFVTIVPKYTVSSFIFIMSAFYWVSTARLIRSKALAESKKEYVLASKTMGTSDFKIIFREILPNLSSLIIVDLTLAFAGNLGIETGLSFLGFGLPPSTPSLGTLVGYAADPEVLSSKLWIWLPASILILVMMLCINYIGQMLNRAADAKKRRA comes from the coding sequence ATGAATGAAAAACCGACAGGTATTAGAATAATAGTAAAAGAACTTTTAAAAGATAAACTTGCGCTTGCATCATTAATTTTGCTTGCAGTAATTTTTGGAATTATTTTTATCGGCTCACTTTTTGCAAATCAGGACGAAATTATGAAAATAAGCCTTTTAGATAAATATGCCATTCCGATGAAAGAAGGATTTTGGCTGGGCTCAGATTCAGGTGGACGTTCAATTTTAGGACAGCTTATATTGGGAGCTAGGAACTCGATTATCATTGGCTTTACAATAACTATCTTGACAAGTTTTCTAGGAACTTTTTTTGGAATGATAAGCGGGTATTATGGCGGAATTATTGATAATATAATTATGAGAATAATTGATTTTATAACAATTATGCCTACACTTATGATAATTATTGTATTTGTAACAATTGTGCCAAAATACACAGTTAGCTCGTTTATTTTCATAATGAGTGCATTTTACTGGGTTTCAACAGCACGGCTTATTAGAAGTAAAGCTCTTGCAGAAAGTAAAAAGGAATATGTTCTCGCTTCAAAGACAATGGGAACAAGCGATTTTAAAATAATTTTTAGAGAAATTTTGCCAAATTTAAGCTCTTTAATAATTGTAGATTTGACACTTGCCTTTGCCGGAAATTTGGGAATTGAAACTGGACTTAGCTTTTTAGGATTTGGTTTACCTCCTTCAACTCCGAGTCTTGGGACACTTGTTGGATATGCAGCCGACCCGGAAGTTTTATCTTCAAAACTTTGGATTTGGCTTCCAGCTTCGATTTTAATACTTGTTATGATGCTTTGTATAAACTACATTGGACAGATGTTAAACAGAGCTGCTGATGCGAAAAAAAGACGAGCATAA
- the speB gene encoding agmatinase, producing MRNKNIHTFIGCDNEYDESSIVIFGAPFDSTTSFRPGTRFASSVMRNESFGIETYSPYQDKDLEDYKIFDGGDLELSFGNSNLALQDIQDETESILNDGKIPFMIGGEHSVTLGAVKAVFKKYPDLRIIQFDAHTDLRDEYLGQYFSHASVIRRCWDIVGDSKIFQFGIRSGERAEWDFAKKHLHTTKFNFGENFDELDKVVEKLKGKPVYFTLDLDVLDPSEFPGTGTPEAGGVTFIELHKAIEKISKLNIVGLDMNELSPIYDQSGQSTALACKLLREILLFISK from the coding sequence ATGAGAAATAAAAATATACATACATTTATTGGCTGCGACAATGAATATGACGAAAGTAGTATTGTAATTTTTGGTGCTCCATTTGACAGCACTACTTCCTTTAGACCTGGAACACGATTTGCAAGTTCCGTTATGAGAAATGAGAGTTTTGGGATTGAAACTTACAGTCCTTATCAAGATAAGGATTTGGAAGATTATAAAATTTTTGATGGCGGTGACTTGGAACTTTCTTTTGGAAATTCAAATTTGGCGCTTCAAGACATTCAAGATGAAACCGAGAGTATTTTAAATGACGGGAAAATTCCATTTATGATAGGTGGAGAGCATTCTGTCACATTGGGAGCTGTAAAAGCGGTTTTTAAAAAATATCCGGATTTACGCATAATTCAGTTTGATGCTCACACAGATTTAAGGGACGAATATTTGGGTCAATATTTTTCACACGCTTCGGTAATTAGAAGATGTTGGGATATAGTTGGCGACAGTAAAATTTTTCAGTTTGGAATAAGAAGTGGCGAACGAGCTGAATGGGATTTTGCAAAAAAACATCTTCATACGACAAAATTTAACTTTGGAGAAAATTTTGATGAACTTGATAAAGTTGTTGAAAAACTAAAAGGTAAACCAGTTTACTTCACATTGGATTTAGATGTGCTAGATCCGTCAGAATTTCCAGGAACGGGGACACCTGAAGCGGGAGGAGTTACATTTATAGAGCTACATAAAGCGATTGAAAAAATTTCTAAATTAAACATCGTAGGACTTGATATGAACGAATTATCGCCTATTTACGACCAATCAGGACAATCTACCGCTCTTGCATGTAAGCTTCTAAGAGAAATTTTGCTATTTATTTCAAAATAA